The genomic DNA AATACCCATGACTGAAGTCCAGTAATTGATCCCACCTCGTCACACTTTGCCAGATGGAACCAATCTGTGTTTGAGGTGTCGTTAGAGACATGGAAAATGACAAGACCCACCAGAAGTGTGTTCCCTTTTAGGCTCAATACAAGGTAATTTATCTCACCTTTCTCAAagcctcctcttcttcctgacGTTTCTCATAATGTGCAAAGTCATCAAAGATTGAGGTGGTATGCTTGTAAGTGGCAATAACTTTAAGCACTTGTTTGGCCTTCTCCAGAGGCACTTCCTGAGTGTCCCTGGAGTTGGTCACTGGCTTGTTGTCATTGTTCTCCAACCGGATGTGACGCAGCTGGTTGTTGGGCACATCCTTGATGAAAATCCACTTCACCTCAAACTTGCCCTTCCACTTGTCCTGAGACCAGACGCCTGCATAGGCGTTGTAGTCCACTGGCGATCGCATTTCGGCCACACCGCAGAAGTGCCCACTACCGTTGACGCTGAACAACAGGTACAAAGGGCCCTTGTTGCATAGCGAACGGTAAGCACTATCCAGGCGCTTGTTTCCATGTTCTGTACTGCACCAGATAGAATACTTGATTGAACGGTGGATGTCATCTTCTGAGTAGCTCTTGATAATGAAAACACGTCCATTTTTCAAGTTCCAGTCAAAGTCTTTGGGGTTGTAGTTGTTGACGGTACGGAGTTTCTCCAACACGGGGTGCAATTCTCCAGAGCAAGGGGAGGCACTCAATGGAACTCCACCACCCAGACTAAAACCCTCACCACGGTTCCTTGGGGCAATCCAGCGATTGGGGGGTGGGCCAAGCTGCTGaggttgttgttgatgaaggTGCTGTGGGAGGCCAGGTTGGGAGGGGAGGTGCAGGTGAGGAGGGCCATGGGGCAGAGCCTGGGGGTGCTGGGGTGATTGTATAGACTGGAGCTGGAAAGGCTGGTGTTGATGCTGGGGTTGGTGTGGAGGGTGAGAGGGCAAGGGGTTCTGCAGTAAGGGTTGATGCTGAGAAAGGAGTGGGGGCTGCACCAGAGGTTGTGGGGGCATCATAGGCTGAGCTAACGGCGGTTTGTTTAAAGAGCCCTTATCGTCCCAGGTACCAATGTTCAAATTGTGCTTAATTGGGGGTGGGGGAATGGCACCACCTCCCCCCATCCCCATGTTGGCTTTGGTTTTGACCTTGGGCTGGGATTTGGCCGGTTTCTTGGCGATTGCTGCCCAAGTGGCAGATTTAGGTGCAGACGAGTTGACAGATGGAGGGAGATTATTGGCCACTGTGCTGTTCATGCCCACTGTACCCCCTAAAGGTGAGCCAACGGTTTTGGTGACAGCTGCCACCATGTCCGTACCCAGCTTTAGCCCTGTCATACCCTGCTCAATGCTGTTCAGCATTGGGACCTTACTGAGTTGGGTGTCACTTCCAAAGCCCGCCTGTCCATCTGTGATTGCCCGGCCCAGTGAGCTGGGAGCGTAGCCATAGCTGTTACTGTAAACTGAGCTCTGAGTTGACTGACCCTGAGAGACACTGGTACCCCAGGTGGAAAAGTCTGCACTGCCAGGAAAGAAGTTGAAGCCATGTTGCCCGAGAAAGGGAGGAGTGTTTCCAAGGGCTCCTGGCTGGCTGAAAACACCATCAGGGATAAAGTGCGGCTCCCCATTGCTCATTTGTCCATAAGTGGTAAGGTAGGGCATAGGCGGATCTCCAGCTGTGGACCAAGCAGCCTCTCCCAGAGAATAAGGAAACCCAATGGATGGAGCATAGTAGCTGGGCATGTAAGGATCAGACATTGGTGAATAGCTGTTATTCTGCATGGCacagaaagacaagagagtgaATATATTATTCCAAAAGGCAGatgcttttgcattttattactgTTTAAGTAAGTTCTatgtaataaaattacattttaataaatttcctTTTCAACAACTCAGTTTTGTTGTACTCCCTTAGTTTAATGAAAAGCGCTGTTCATATGAATGCATCATAGCATCTGAGTTCacattggaaaacatttcaaagagcATCTATTAATATTACCCCGTCAGATTTATATGTAAGGCAAACATCATAGTTTCACCAGTCTTTGTatggtttttttcttattttattttttattttattcactgtAACTGAGTTTAAGGTATTCTGCAATGGGTAATGGGCAAAATTTTCTAATTCTAAATTTTACAAATCTGGTTGAAGATGCTACCCCTGAAACCCGTCCCCGGATAAGAGGAAGaaggtggatggatggaaagcTGAGGGATGCTCCAAAAGAATTGCAGCTTTAGTTCCAAAAAGCATTGACTCAGGGGACTGATTACTGAttcatttttggtttaaaaagatcttctttccacttcacaattacatACTACTTTGTCCTAGACTCGGAGGATATGAATAATATCTAATTGAACTGTATGCTAGCCATGTACAACAGAAGCTAATAACAACATATGATGAGacattggaaaataaaactctgaacttGGAAATAAGCATACAGAAGGCActttaattgaaatacaaaaagGGAACTCACGAGTTGGCTTGtgagtttgatttttcttttgtttttcagaattgtggcaaaattattttgtgagtTAGGTGTAAAAAACtactaattaaaaatgattgtgGCAATCCTTATCCTAATTTaagtattgtgtattttaaaaaagtacattaCCTGATTTGTCTGGCCGCTTAGGTAAGGCTCAAAATCATCATCATTCACACCATCTTTTTGATGCATGGATCCGTTTTGCactaaatataaaaaggaaaaatctaaTATAAGTAATTAGAAGAAGCTGTAATCCCCAAGCAGCCATGATGTCAGATGGCTACATTTTGATCACAGGTACGCTCTGCTGTGTTGTGTCAACAGTGCCCCAGACTGCAGTTTGGACTACAGTTCAACAACACTGTCAGCAAGTAATAGCACAGAATATCATAACCTGCAGTGGCTAAAACTCACAGTCAAAGCCTTACCTTTATTTCCTTGTCCTTTGGTTCTCTGAAACAACAAGTGATACGATATTAAAACACACTGGCAGAGCAGACAGACACGGTCCTACAAATATAACACCTAAGTGAGAGCTTCTGCCCGGATGTTAGCATTTACAGGTTTCTTGGTCTTACTAACCGGATGTCAAACGCTCTGACAACCAGTAAACGGTGCCGCATTGGCAACCGGCTGCAGCCGGTGTAGGTTGGCAGTACAGTTGGCCTACCTTTCAGCTAACAACCACCACATATCAAGTACTTTGTAGCCTGTTTGATTTGGCACAGCAAGCCCGTCAAACAGTGGTCCGTAAAGTCCTCAAAGCTAGCATACAGCGCAGCTACACGAACCTGATCGACTGTGGTCGCAGACATCCTCCAGGAACCGAAACTGCTCGCTGTTTGTCAGACTGTCCGCGGCTTCTCTCCCCTCCCACCCCCCGTGCTTGCTCGTCTCTCTGTTTCTGCACTTCGGTGCTGCTTTCCTGATTCGTCTCTCCTTCTCGTCCAATCACTCCGTGAACGTTACAAGgcggcgtttttttttttcc from Xiphophorus couchianus chromosome 21, X_couchianus-1.0, whole genome shotgun sequence includes the following:
- the ythdf3 gene encoding YTH domain-containing family protein 3 isoform X1, whose product is MSATTVDQRTKGQGNKVQNGSMHQKDGVNDDDFEPYLSGQTNQNNSYSPMSDPYMPSYYAPSIGFPYSLGEAAWSTAGDPPMPYLTTYGQMSNGEPHFIPDGVFSQPGALGNTPPFLGQHGFNFFPGSADFSTWGTSVSQGQSTQSSVYSNSYGYAPSSLGRAITDGQAGFGSDTQLSKVPMLNSIEQGMTGLKLGTDMVAAVTKTVGSPLGGTVGMNSTVANNLPPSVNSSAPKSATWAAIAKKPAKSQPKVKTKANMGMGGGGAIPPPPIKHNLNIGTWDDKGSLNKPPLAQPMMPPQPLVQPPLLSQHQPLLQNPLPSHPPHQPQHQHQPFQLQSIQSPQHPQALPHGPPHLHLPSQPGLPQHLHQQQPQQLGPPPNRWIAPRNRGEGFSLGGGVPLSASPCSGELHPVLEKLRTVNNYNPKDFDWNLKNGRVFIIKSYSEDDIHRSIKYSIWCSTEHGNKRLDSAYRSLCNKGPLYLLFSVNGSGHFCGVAEMRSPVDYNAYAGVWSQDKWKGKFEVKWIFIKDVPNNQLRHIRLENNDNKPVTNSRDTQEVPLEKAKQVLKVIATYKHTTSIFDDFAHYEKRQEEEEALRKERSRNKQ
- the ythdf3 gene encoding YTH domain-containing family protein 3 isoform X2; amino-acid sequence: MHQKDGVNDDDFEPYLSGQTNQNNSYSPMSDPYMPSYYAPSIGFPYSLGEAAWSTAGDPPMPYLTTYGQMSNGEPHFIPDGVFSQPGALGNTPPFLGQHGFNFFPGSADFSTWGTSVSQGQSTQSSVYSNSYGYAPSSLGRAITDGQAGFGSDTQLSKVPMLNSIEQGMTGLKLGTDMVAAVTKTVGSPLGGTVGMNSTVANNLPPSVNSSAPKSATWAAIAKKPAKSQPKVKTKANMGMGGGGAIPPPPIKHNLNIGTWDDKGSLNKPPLAQPMMPPQPLVQPPLLSQHQPLLQNPLPSHPPHQPQHQHQPFQLQSIQSPQHPQALPHGPPHLHLPSQPGLPQHLHQQQPQQLGPPPNRWIAPRNRGEGFSLGGGVPLSASPCSGELHPVLEKLRTVNNYNPKDFDWNLKNGRVFIIKSYSEDDIHRSIKYSIWCSTEHGNKRLDSAYRSLCNKGPLYLLFSVNGSGHFCGVAEMRSPVDYNAYAGVWSQDKWKGKFEVKWIFIKDVPNNQLRHIRLENNDNKPVTNSRDTQEVPLEKAKQVLKVIATYKHTTSIFDDFAHYEKRQEEEEALRKERSRNKQ